The Shewanella mesophila genome contains the following window.
AAGTGAATTTTTAGTGATCATTGAGCCAAAAATTGCTCAAAAAGCCTACTCAGGCTTGCTTTTGTGGTTTCATGAGATATTGTATAGGTACCTGATTGTGAAAATTCATAGCAAAATAAAATAGCTATGACATAATTACCCCGTTGCAGTTGTCTTTTCGGCTGCTCCATTTCAATCCAACTTATTTAAAGGGATTTCCCAATGAACAAAAAAGTACTGATGATTGCTGGCGTAGCAATGACTGCCCTTCTTGGTGGTTGCGCAAACACTACTGCTCTAGAAGAAAGCGTTGCTAACCTAGGCAACAAGGTTGATCAATTGTCAGCTGAAGTTAGCTCTCTTAAGTCTGAGCAAGGCGCTCTTTCTGCAGACGTTAAAGATGCAAAAGCTGCTGCTATGGACGC
Protein-coding sequences here:
- a CDS encoding Lpp/OprI family alanine-zipper lipoprotein, producing MNKKVLMIAGVAMTALLGGCANTTALEESVANLGNKVDQLSAEVSSLKSEQGALSADVKDAKAAAMDAQAEAKRANDRIDNIASSYKK